The DNA window GGCGGGAAAAGGGGCGGTGAGGCGGAGACCGGAGGTCGGTCGGTGGCGCGGGGCGCGGTGGGCATGGCGCCGTGCCGGCGAAGGTTCGTGGGCGCAATCTCGAACCGCCCTCCGGCGGTTGCCGAGGGCGGCTCTGGAAGCCGGGGGGCGCGTCGGGCCCCCCGGAAAATCACCGACTCCGGCTAGCCGGTGTTCTGGCGGCGAGCCTCCTCGCGCTGGCGCCGCTTGATCTCCTCCATGCGCCTCTTGAGCTCTTCGAGGCGCTCCTTGGTGCGCTTCTCGAAGTCGACGAGCTGGCCACCTTCGAAGGCATAGACGCGCGGGAACTTGCCGACGTCACCCTTCTCGTCGAACTGAATGGCTCCGCTGGCGCCGGTGAAATCGCTCAGAGAGCGCATCCCCTTCTGAAACTCGTTCGGCAGGCGACCACCATTCTGCAGGGCGGAGGCCAACACACCGAGGGCGTCGTAGGCCTGGGCCGCGAAGACGTTGGGCAGCTCACCGTACTTCTCCTGGTAGGCGACGACGAAGTTCTTCACTGCCGGGTCGTCGCTGGCGACGTCGAAGACGCTCTGGGTGAGCAGCACGTTCTCGGCCTTGGCGCCGAGATTCTCGAAGACGCCCGGGGCGTTCAGGGCGTGAGTGGTGAGGATGCGGCCCTTGAAGCCCTTGTCGCGGATCTCGGAGATGATGCCGGCGATCTCGAAGGCATAGTCGGCGACGTAGACGGCCTGCGGCTCGAAGGCCAGCACCTCGTCGATGAAGGGCTCGAACTCGGTGGTCCCGGAGGGGTACTCCACCACCCCCGGTACCTCGCCCCCGTAGCGCTCGAACTCGGACTTGAAGACGTCCTGGATGCCGCGAGCGTAGGGCGACTCGGCGGCGATGATGGCGACTTTGGTGAGCTGCAGCCCCTGGGCCGCGTAGTTGCCCATCTTGGCGCCTTCGCGGAAGTCC is part of the Acidobacteriota bacterium genome and encodes:
- a CDS encoding ABC transporter substrate-binding protein, whose protein sequence is MTRKFKTFLAFSAAALMFSACNQDKPVKIGAVLPLTGQWEVYGDPIRKGVELAAEQLAQDPAQTVAIELDIRDSESNAENAAAVLEALYAEGALAAVGGVTTAEALAMIPVVDKKDRVLISPSATSPRLTGISRTFYRVAPSDFREGAKMGNYAAQGLQLTKVAIIAAESPYARGIQDVFKSEFERYGGEVPGVVEYPSGTTEFEPFIDEVLAFEPQAVYVADYAFEIAGIISEIRDKGFKGRILTTHALNAPGVFENLGAKAENVLLTQSVFDVASDDPAVKNFVVAYQEKYGELPNVFAAQAYDALGVLASALQNGGRLPNEFQKGMRSLSDFTGASGAIQFDEKGDVGKFPRVYAFEGGQLVDFEKRTKERLEELKRRMEEIKRRQREEARRQNTG